In the Desulfomicrobium escambiense DSM 10707 genome, one interval contains:
- a CDS encoding glutamine synthetase family protein, with protein MPEYPIFNCKNSDDVIKAVREHRVELVQFWFVDVLGTLKSFQVLPGELEAAFEEGMGFDGSSLEGFCRIEESDMIAIPDPATFQLVTWRQTAAPIARMFCDILEPSGQPFAGDSRHCLKRNLQAAASKGYSFYVGPELEFFLFESATSPKPLDAGGYFDAPPLDLAGDIRRETISCLRSMGIGVEYGHHEVAPSQHELALRYADALKMADTAITYRVVVKEIARQNGCYATFMPKPLFGENGSGMHVHQSLFKNGRNLFYDADGDHHLSREARAYIAGLLRHCKEFTAITNQWVNSYKRLVPGFEAPTNIAWARRNRSTLVRVPMYKPGKEAATRVELRSPDPACNPYLAFACMLAAGLKGIEENYALPAPVEEDIYVMSAAQRRDRGIESLPGTLEAALEAMEGSALIREALGEHIFTKFVENKHVEWDQYRSQVTNYELERYLPRL; from the coding sequence ATGCCCGAATATCCCATCTTCAACTGCAAGAATTCCGACGACGTCATCAAGGCCGTGCGCGAGCATCGGGTCGAGCTGGTCCAGTTCTGGTTCGTGGACGTGCTGGGCACGCTGAAGAGCTTCCAGGTTCTGCCCGGGGAACTGGAGGCCGCCTTCGAGGAGGGCATGGGTTTCGACGGCTCGTCTCTGGAGGGATTTTGCAGAATTGAAGAAAGCGACATGATCGCCATTCCGGACCCGGCCACGTTCCAGCTGGTCACCTGGCGGCAGACCGCCGCGCCCATCGCGCGCATGTTCTGCGACATCCTGGAGCCAAGTGGGCAACCCTTCGCCGGGGACAGCCGCCATTGTCTGAAGCGCAACCTGCAGGCGGCCGCGAGCAAGGGCTACTCCTTCTATGTCGGCCCGGAGCTGGAGTTCTTCCTCTTCGAGAGCGCCACTTCGCCCAAGCCCCTGGACGCGGGCGGCTATTTCGACGCCCCGCCCCTGGACCTGGCCGGGGACATCCGCCGCGAAACCATCTCCTGCCTGCGCTCCATGGGCATCGGCGTCGAGTACGGCCACCACGAGGTCGCGCCCAGCCAGCACGAACTGGCCCTGCGTTACGCCGACGCCCTGAAGATGGCCGACACGGCCATCACCTACCGCGTCGTGGTCAAGGAGATCGCCCGCCAGAACGGCTGCTACGCGACCTTCATGCCCAAGCCCCTGTTCGGCGAGAACGGTAGCGGCATGCACGTCCACCAGTCCCTGTTCAAGAACGGCCGCAACCTCTTCTACGACGCCGACGGCGATCACCACCTGAGCCGCGAGGCCCGGGCGTACATCGCCGGACTCCTGCGCCACTGCAAGGAATTCACGGCCATCACCAACCAGTGGGTCAACTCCTACAAGCGGCTCGTGCCCGGCTTCGAGGCCCCGACAAACATCGCCTGGGCCCGCCGCAACCGCTCGACCCTGGTCCGCGTGCCCATGTACAAGCCCGGCAAGGAGGCCGCCACCCGCGTGGAACTGCGCTCCCCGGACCCGGCCTGCAACCCCTACCTGGCCTTCGCCTGCATGCTGGCCGCGGGCCTGAAGGGCATCGAGGAGAACTACGCTCTGCCTGCACCCGTGGAAGAGGACATCTACGTCATGTCCGCCGCCCAGCGCCGCGACCGCGGCATCGAGAGCCTGCCCGGAACCCTGGAGGCGGCCCTGGAGGCCATGGAAGGTAGCGCCCTCATCCGCGAAGCCCTGGGCGAGCACATCTTCACCAAGTTCGTCGAGAACAAGCACGTGGAATGGGACCAGTACCGCTCCCAGGTCACCAACTACGAACTGGAGCGCTACCTGCCCAGACTGTAG
- the trpD gene encoding anthranilate phosphoribosyltransferase, whose protein sequence is MNTISHILEHLTTGADLSAPQAREAFDLLLTGEVSPVQAGAFLMGLRAKGETAAELSAAVDAALGQARLIPGLSGKRIDTCGTGGDGQHSFNCSTAVSFFLADMGYQVVKHGNRAVSSTCGSADVVEDLGYPLVTDPEAARDELARRNFVFLFAPHFHPAFRHVGPVRQQLGVRTIFNLMGPLLNPAMPTHQILGVPDFRFAPMIAQVLAGRKGLERAAIVHGAGGFDELTPCGPGQVIFVEHGTIRDAIIDPADFGLATCVPRDLACENKEEALKLQRRVLAGQGPKSLRDMVTLNLGVALHLLEDNLPLDMAMDMAQAKVEQGLSSGALHA, encoded by the coding sequence ATGAACACCATAAGCCACATCCTCGAACACCTGACCACGGGCGCGGACCTCTCCGCTCCCCAGGCCCGGGAGGCCTTCGACCTTCTGCTGACCGGCGAAGTCTCCCCGGTGCAGGCCGGGGCCTTCCTCATGGGCCTGCGCGCCAAGGGCGAGACCGCCGCCGAGCTCTCTGCCGCGGTGGACGCGGCCCTCGGCCAGGCCCGGCTCATCCCCGGCCTGTCGGGCAAGCGCATCGACACCTGCGGCACGGGCGGCGACGGCCAGCACAGCTTCAACTGCTCCACGGCCGTATCCTTCTTCCTGGCCGACATGGGCTACCAGGTCGTCAAGCACGGCAACCGCGCCGTGTCGAGCACGTGCGGCAGCGCCGACGTGGTCGAAGACCTGGGCTACCCGCTGGTCACGGACCCCGAGGCGGCGCGGGACGAACTGGCCAGGCGCAACTTCGTCTTCCTCTTCGCCCCGCACTTCCACCCGGCCTTCCGCCACGTGGGCCCGGTGCGGCAGCAGCTCGGCGTGCGGACCATCTTCAACCTCATGGGGCCGCTTTTGAACCCGGCCATGCCCACGCACCAGATCCTGGGCGTGCCGGACTTCCGCTTCGCGCCCATGATCGCCCAGGTCCTGGCCGGAAGAAAGGGCCTGGAGCGCGCGGCCATCGTCCACGGCGCAGGCGGCTTCGACGAGCTGACCCCCTGCGGTCCGGGGCAGGTCATCTTCGTCGAGCACGGCACGATCCGCGACGCGATCATTGACCCGGCCGACTTCGGGCTGGCGACCTGCGTGCCCCGGGACCTGGCCTGCGAAAACAAGGAGGAGGCCCTGAAGCTGCAACGCCGGGTCCTGGCCGGACAGGGACCGAAGTCCCTCCGGGACATGGTCACCCTGAACCTCGGCGTGGCCCTGCACCTGCTTGAAGACAATCTGCCCCTGGATATGGCCATGGATATGGCCCAGGCCAAGGTCGAACAGGGCCTGTCCAGCGGAGCGCTCCATGCTTGA
- the trpB gene encoding tryptophan synthase subunit beta — translation MSRISDMLPRHFGPYGGRYVPEMLIPALEELEQGYLRYKDDPEFTAELADLYQNYCGRPTPLYFAKNLTHELGGCKIYLKLEGLAHTGAHKINNALGQALLAKRLGKTKVIAETGAGQHGLASATVAARFGLECKVFMGEVDVRRQYPNVYAMKLLGAEVVPVTDGTKTLKDAVNATLKYWIQNLKDTHYILGSALGPFPYPVMVRDFQSVIGREVRAQIMEREGRLPDHLVACVGGGSNSIGLFHPFLEEEGIRFHGAEAGGRGPAVGDNAARFGSTPKVGIVQGYKSYFLQNESGQLQDTHSVSAGLDYAGVGPELAWLYDRKVIEFAPITDVLALDAFKRLTRLEGIIPALESSHAVARAMELAPTLPKDEIMVVNISGRGDKDIFITAMELDRDNWIAFLESEVRHGK, via the coding sequence ATGAGCAGAATATCCGACATGCTCCCCCGTCACTTCGGCCCCTACGGCGGCCGCTATGTGCCCGAGATGCTCATCCCGGCCCTGGAGGAACTTGAGCAGGGCTACCTGCGGTACAAGGACGACCCCGAGTTCACGGCCGAACTGGCCGACCTCTACCAGAACTACTGCGGCCGCCCCACACCCCTCTATTTCGCCAAGAACCTGACGCACGAACTGGGCGGCTGCAAGATCTACCTCAAGCTCGAAGGCCTGGCCCACACCGGCGCGCACAAGATCAACAACGCCCTCGGACAGGCCCTGCTGGCCAAGCGCCTGGGCAAGACCAAGGTCATCGCCGAGACGGGCGCGGGCCAGCACGGCTTGGCCTCGGCCACGGTGGCCGCGCGCTTCGGCCTTGAGTGCAAGGTCTTCATGGGCGAGGTGGACGTCCGCCGCCAGTACCCCAACGTCTACGCCATGAAACTTCTGGGCGCCGAGGTCGTGCCCGTGACCGACGGCACGAAGACCCTGAAGGACGCGGTCAACGCGACCCTCAAATACTGGATTCAGAATTTAAAGGACACGCACTACATCCTGGGTTCGGCCTTGGGGCCCTTCCCGTACCCGGTCATGGTCCGCGACTTCCAGTCCGTCATCGGCCGCGAGGTGCGCGCCCAGATCATGGAGCGCGAAGGCCGCCTGCCCGACCACCTGGTGGCCTGCGTGGGTGGGGGGTCCAACTCCATCGGCCTCTTCCACCCCTTCCTGGAGGAAGAGGGCATCCGCTTCCACGGCGCAGAAGCCGGTGGACGCGGACCGGCCGTGGGCGACAACGCGGCCCGGTTCGGCTCCACGCCCAAGGTCGGCATCGTGCAGGGCTACAAGAGCTACTTCCTGCAGAACGAGAGCGGCCAGTTGCAGGACACACACTCGGTCTCGGCCGGGCTCGACTACGCGGGCGTAGGGCCCGAGCTGGCCTGGCTCTACGACCGCAAGGTCATCGAGTTCGCGCCCATCACGGACGTGTTGGCTCTGGACGCCTTCAAACGGCTGACCCGGCTCGAAGGCATCATCCCGGCCTTGGAGTCGTCCCACGCCGTGGCCCGGGCCATGGAACTGGCCCCGACCCTGCCCAAGGACGAGATCATGGTCGTCAACATTTCGGGTCGCGGCGACAAGGACATCTTCATCACGGCTATGGAACTGGACCGCGACAACTGGATCGCTTTTTTGGAGAGCGAGGTGCGTCATGGAAAATAG
- a CDS encoding anthranilate synthase component II, giving the protein MILLIDNFDSFTFNLVQVFQSLGANPLVLRNNEPEILNLAESPDLRGAILSPGPSHPRNTGLCLRFLDLVPRTTPILGVCLGHQTLSHHSGVTVGQARHIMHGKTSDIRHDGTGLFEGVPNPMQIGRYHSLAVHEDGRTDLPFDITARTENGEVMALAFRDRPWVGVQFHPESVLTPDGPKLLKNFLNMCDAKE; this is encoded by the coding sequence ATGATTTTACTGATAGACAACTTTGACTCGTTTACTTTCAACCTGGTTCAGGTTTTCCAGTCTTTGGGCGCAAACCCCTTGGTGCTGCGTAACAACGAGCCGGAAATCCTGAACCTGGCCGAAAGCCCGGACCTGCGCGGCGCCATCCTCTCCCCCGGCCCAAGCCACCCGCGCAACACGGGGCTGTGCCTGCGGTTTCTCGACCTGGTGCCCCGGACCACGCCGATCCTTGGCGTCTGTCTCGGCCACCAGACCCTCTCGCACCACAGCGGCGTGACCGTTGGCCAGGCCAGACACATCATGCACGGCAAGACCTCGGACATCCGCCACGACGGGACCGGCCTCTTCGAAGGCGTGCCGAACCCCATGCAGATCGGCCGCTACCATTCCCTGGCCGTGCATGAGGACGGCCGCACGGACCTGCCCTTCGACATCACCGCCCGCACGGAAAACGGCGAAGTCATGGCCCTGGCCTTCCGGGACCGGCCATGGGTCGGCGTGCAGTTCCACCCCGAGTCCGTGCTCACGCCGGACGGCCCCAAGCTTCTCAAAAACTTCCTGAACATGTGCGACGCCAAGGAGTAA
- a CDS encoding anthranilate synthase component I family protein, whose amino-acid sequence MITLPQQGTWLPADTQTPISLYLTLVRDKQGFLLESTEVDGRLGRYSLIGWDYRMILSCVDGKLDVQSYDPRLHPLKEFSGREYVQGLRACLNELTVTGPENLGKLPAVTRSVCGYMAYNMAGIFEPALADRLRPEEGRSIMVLPGKVILFDHLHHRCCYLTLDSTTSLNGCQRPSTPAPPMVGGIATTPGQDEFLRRVGRAKELITEGEAIQIVLSTRFSAPFTGSPFELYRRLRQINPSPYTFFMSFGELTIMGSSPELLIRCEDGLLQLRPIAGTRVRGATEAEDQELAEDLLADEKERAEHVMLVDLGRNDLGRIAAPGTVHVDRYMQVERFSHVMHLTSYLSARLAEGLDAIDVLKAGFPAGTVSGAPKIRAMQIIADEEKLDRGPYAGGIGWIGLDQGQVNLDTGITIRSLWVENGQIHWQAGAGLVFDSDPEKEWQECHNKARAILKAITSTGGGDDFTDRQL is encoded by the coding sequence ATGATCACCCTACCGCAACAGGGAACCTGGCTCCCGGCGGACACCCAGACGCCCATCTCCCTGTACCTCACGCTGGTGCGGGACAAGCAGGGCTTCCTGCTGGAGAGCACCGAGGTCGACGGCCGCCTGGGCCGCTACAGCCTCATCGGCTGGGACTACCGGATGATCCTGTCCTGCGTGGACGGCAAGCTCGACGTGCAGAGCTACGACCCGCGCCTGCACCCGCTCAAGGAATTCAGCGGCCGGGAATACGTGCAGGGCCTGCGCGCCTGCCTGAACGAGCTTACCGTCACGGGCCCCGAGAACCTGGGCAAGCTCCCGGCCGTGACCAGGAGCGTGTGCGGCTACATGGCCTACAACATGGCCGGCATCTTCGAGCCGGCCCTGGCCGACCGGCTGCGGCCCGAGGAAGGGCGTTCCATCATGGTCCTGCCGGGCAAGGTCATCCTCTTCGACCACCTGCACCACCGCTGCTGCTACCTGACGCTGGATTCGACCACCAGCCTGAACGGCTGCCAGCGTCCGAGCACCCCGGCCCCGCCCATGGTCGGCGGCATCGCCACCACGCCGGGCCAGGATGAATTCCTGCGCCGGGTGGGCCGGGCCAAGGAGCTCATCACCGAGGGCGAGGCCATCCAGATCGTGCTCTCGACGCGCTTCTCCGCCCCCTTCACGGGCTCCCCCTTCGAGCTGTACCGCCGGCTGCGCCAGATCAACCCCTCGCCCTACACCTTCTTCATGTCCTTCGGAGAACTCACGATCATGGGCTCCTCGCCGGAACTGCTCATCCGCTGCGAAGATGGACTGCTCCAACTGCGCCCCATCGCTGGCACCCGCGTGCGCGGCGCCACCGAGGCCGAGGACCAGGAACTGGCCGAGGACCTGCTGGCCGACGAGAAGGAGCGGGCCGAGCACGTCATGCTCGTGGATTTGGGCCGAAACGATCTCGGCCGTATCGCCGCCCCCGGCACGGTACACGTCGACAGGTACATGCAAGTCGAGCGTTTCTCCCACGTCATGCACCTGACCTCCTACCTCTCGGCCCGCCTGGCCGAAGGGCTCGATGCCATCGACGTGCTGAAGGCCGGTTTCCCGGCCGGGACGGTTTCGGGCGCGCCCAAGATCCGGGCCATGCAGATCATCGCCGACGAGGAGAAGCTGGATCGCGGGCCCTACGCCGGCGGCATCGGCTGGATCGGCCTGGACCAGGGGCAGGTCAACCTCGACACGGGCATCACCATCCGCTCCCTGTGGGTCGAGAACGGCCAGATCCACTGGCAGGCGGGCGCGGGGCTGGTCTTCGACTCGGACCCCGAGAAGGAATGGCAGGAGTGTCACAACAAGGCCAGAGCGATTTTGAAGGCCATCACCAGCACCGGAGGCGGCGATGATTTTACTGATAGACAACTTTGA
- a CDS encoding prephenate dehydrogenase/arogenate dehydrogenase family protein, protein MLRDASSPVVVIGAKGQMGARFARAFRDAGHPVAEFDHPLDQGALPQAVRMAGLVLLCVPITAMREVVKIVAPHLTEETILADICSVKVQPLHEMLDATTTPVVGTHPLFGPQTLDAELRIAVTPGRGQEATDNLSDCFRNLGFAPFTTTADEHDSAMAYIQGLNFVTTVAYLCASPLETGIERFFTPSFGRRMEAATKMITEDASLFSTMFEANPHSLEAVRMFRSYLNVAAGGDLELLSQKALWWWRKQHDAGGPAS, encoded by the coding sequence ATGCTGCGTGACGCGTCCTCCCCCGTGGTCGTCATCGGCGCCAAGGGTCAGATGGGCGCGCGTTTCGCGCGTGCTTTTCGCGACGCCGGGCACCCGGTGGCGGAATTCGACCACCCGCTGGACCAAGGCGCCCTGCCGCAGGCCGTGCGCATGGCCGGGCTGGTGCTCCTGTGCGTGCCCATCACGGCCATGCGCGAGGTGGTCAAGATCGTTGCCCCGCACCTGACGGAAGAAACAATTCTGGCCGACATCTGCTCCGTGAAGGTCCAGCCCCTGCACGAGATGCTCGACGCCACCACCACGCCCGTCGTCGGCACCCACCCGCTTTTCGGCCCCCAGACACTTGACGCGGAGCTGCGAATTGCCGTAACTCCAGGGCGTGGCCAGGAAGCGACCGATAATCTATCAGACTGCTTCCGCAACCTGGGGTTCGCCCCCTTCACCACGACGGCCGATGAGCATGACAGTGCCATGGCCTACATTCAAGGACTGAACTTCGTGACAACCGTCGCCTACCTTTGCGCCTCCCCCCTGGAAACCGGAATCGAGCGGTTCTTCACGCCCTCGTTCGGTCGGCGCATGGAAGCGGCCACGAAAATGATCACCGAGGACGCATCCCTCTTCTCCACCATGTTCGAAGCAAACCCCCACAGCCTCGAGGCCGTACGCATGTTCCGTTCGTACCTGAACGTCGCCGCCGGCGGCGATCTGGAACTGCTGAGCCAGAAGGCTCTTTGGTGGTGGCGCAAGCAGCATGACGCAGGGGGACCCGCTTCCTGA
- a CDS encoding indole-3-glycerol phosphate synthase TrpC, giving the protein MLEKFRAAKQAEIDELKRLRDAGSTHATYAGHRPGFGTALTAPGSSGIIAEYKRASPSKGDINLGVPPHETCEGYARAGACALSILTESRYFKGDLAFLAEVAPVGLPLLRKDFIVDPLQVEATAATPASAILLIVRMFEDQDDLAYLHGLCVSLRLEPVVEVFDERDLDRAKELGARIIQVNNRDLGTLATDLGRCLDMVRRKKEGEIWIGASGISTPEQVRELRSAGLDALLIGTALMQHGDPGRGLAQLAGGRS; this is encoded by the coding sequence ATGCTTGAAAAATTCCGGGCCGCCAAACAGGCCGAAATCGATGAGCTGAAGCGCCTACGCGACGCAGGATCCACGCACGCGACCTATGCCGGGCACAGACCGGGCTTCGGAACCGCCCTGACCGCCCCCGGTTCGTCCGGCATCATCGCCGAATACAAGCGCGCCTCCCCGTCCAAGGGCGACATCAACCTCGGCGTCCCGCCCCACGAGACGTGCGAAGGCTACGCCCGCGCCGGAGCCTGCGCCCTGTCCATCCTGACCGAGAGCCGCTACTTCAAGGGCGACCTGGCCTTCCTGGCCGAGGTCGCGCCCGTCGGCCTGCCGCTGCTGCGCAAGGACTTCATCGTCGACCCGCTGCAGGTGGAGGCTACGGCCGCCACGCCGGCCTCGGCCATCCTGCTCATCGTGCGCATGTTCGAGGACCAGGACGACCTGGCCTATCTGCACGGGCTTTGCGTCTCCCTGCGCCTCGAACCAGTCGTAGAGGTCTTCGACGAGCGGGACCTGGACCGGGCCAAGGAGCTCGGGGCGCGCATCATCCAGGTCAACAACCGCGACCTGGGCACCCTGGCCACGGACCTCGGCCGCTGTCTGGACATGGTGCGGCGCAAGAAGGAAGGTGAAATCTGGATCGGGGCCAGCGGCATATCGACCCCGGAACAGGTCCGCGAGCTTCGGTCCGCCGGGCTCGACGCCCTGCTCATCGGCACGGCCCTCATGCAACACGGCGACCCGGGCCGCGGGCTGGCCCAACTGGCGGGAGGACGGTCATGA
- a CDS encoding tetratricopeptide repeat protein: MHTTAEKAPVQTQQVNNLADQIAVQADRVARNPGDEKAWVTLGNLYFDTHQHEKSIEAYGRALEINPNNPNVLTDKGVMHRSLGEYQKALECFAKAIAIDPGHETARMNTGVVLFHDMGDKAGAIKAWQELLRVNPQATNAEGTPVADMLRQMGEEPVSKGAGPRLLAPGGGS, from the coding sequence GTGCATACAACCGCAGAGAAGGCGCCCGTCCAGACGCAGCAGGTGAACAACCTGGCGGACCAGATCGCGGTCCAGGCCGACCGGGTGGCCAGGAACCCCGGCGACGAAAAGGCCTGGGTAACCCTCGGCAACCTTTACTTCGACACGCACCAGCACGAGAAATCCATCGAAGCCTATGGCCGGGCCCTGGAAATCAACCCGAACAACCCCAATGTCCTGACGGACAAGGGCGTCATGCACCGCTCCCTGGGCGAGTACCAGAAGGCCTTGGAATGCTTCGCCAAGGCCATTGCCATCGACCCCGGCCACGAGACTGCCCGGATGAACACCGGTGTGGTCCTCTTTCACGATATGGGCGACAAGGCCGGCGCCATCAAGGCCTGGCAGGAACTCCTGCGGGTCAACCCGCAGGCCACGAACGCCGAGGGCACGCCAGTCGCGGACATGCTCAGGCAGATGGGCGAGGAGCCTGTCTCGAAGGGTGCCGGGCCGCGGCTTCTTGCGCCTGGCGGTGGGTCCTGA
- the trpA gene encoding tryptophan synthase subunit alpha: MENRIDTALKGAHGIQLMTHVVAGYPSLEANEELIRLMAKRGVKLIEIQIPFTDPLADGPTIMRANQAALDSGITPKHCFELCEKLSRELDVAFMFMTYANIPFAMGLERFLDKAAASGASGVILPDLPWDEADGDYADMARERGLHPVMVISPDTEGPRLDAVLKRASGLVYTTLKVGITGAGAGMDQAGVDYVRGLKTRAGLPIAAGFGISRPEHVRMLDGLADAAVIGSHIINLMDDGGLAAVDEFLAACAKT; encoded by the coding sequence ATGGAAAATAGAATCGACACGGCGCTCAAAGGCGCGCACGGCATCCAGCTCATGACCCACGTGGTGGCGGGCTACCCGAGCCTTGAGGCCAACGAGGAGCTGATCCGGCTCATGGCGAAGCGAGGGGTGAAACTCATCGAGATCCAGATACCTTTCACGGACCCTCTGGCCGACGGCCCGACCATCATGCGCGCCAACCAGGCCGCGCTGGACTCCGGCATCACACCCAAACACTGTTTCGAACTCTGCGAAAAACTGTCCCGGGAGTTGGATGTGGCCTTCATGTTCATGACCTACGCCAACATCCCCTTCGCCATGGGTCTGGAACGCTTTCTGGACAAGGCGGCCGCCAGCGGGGCCAGCGGCGTGATCCTGCCGGACCTGCCCTGGGACGAGGCTGACGGGGATTATGCGGACATGGCGCGCGAGCGCGGCCTGCACCCGGTCATGGTCATCTCGCCCGACACCGAAGGCCCGCGGCTGGACGCCGTCCTGAAACGCGCCTCGGGCCTGGTCTACACGACGCTGAAGGTCGGCATCACCGGAGCCGGCGCGGGCATGGACCAGGCCGGGGTCGATTATGTGCGGGGTCTGAAAACAAGGGCCGGTCTACCCATCGCCGCGGGGTTCGGCATCTCCAGACCCGAACACGTGCGCATGCTGGACGGCCTGGCCGACGCGGCCGTCATCGGCAGCCACATCATCAATCTGATGGATGACGGAGGATTGGCGGCCGTGGACGAATTCCTGGCGGCGTGTGCGAAAACATGA
- the aroA gene encoding 3-phosphoshikimate 1-carboxyvinyltransferase, giving the protein MNSVIDITAPSSKSLSHRALICAALAEGESLLEGVLDSQDLTRTAQCLRQLGAVIEPQGEKLFVRGSGGRALPDASGVISMNVGESGTTCRLMAGVVTAIPGAYRIHGEGRMHDRPVRHLTDALIQQGVDVAFEDKDGYPPVVLTSRGLAGGEVTINLEQSSQYLSGLLLAAPLAAGPTVIRLMGRTIASWPYVALTLDSMARFGVPVSLERRAADGWAPCTHAGAANLPPVDIRLVVHPAPYRSGAMRVEGDWSNASYFLAAGAVGKAPVRIAGLNRDSAQGDRFMLDILERMGGRVEWDGDAVTVFPSALRGARIDMNACPDIVPTVAAMAAFATGETIISGAAHLALKECDRIQGPVTELSKAGVGIEARPDGMVIRGTGTLPQRSVDLCTYGDHRMAMSLSLLELAGITVRLDNPGCVAKSFPGFWDVWAKIRFGNGIGAHHAA; this is encoded by the coding sequence ATGAACTCCGTCATCGATATCACCGCGCCGTCGTCCAAGTCCCTGTCGCACCGGGCGCTCATCTGCGCGGCCCTGGCCGAGGGCGAGTCCCTGCTCGAAGGCGTCCTCGACAGCCAGGATCTGACCCGCACGGCCCAGTGCCTGCGGCAGCTCGGCGCGGTCATCGAACCACAAGGCGAGAAGCTTTTCGTGCGCGGCAGCGGTGGCCGGGCCTTGCCGGACGCCTCCGGTGTCATTTCCATGAACGTAGGCGAGTCCGGCACCACCTGCCGCCTCATGGCCGGCGTGGTCACGGCCATCCCCGGCGCCTACCGCATTCACGGCGAGGGCCGCATGCACGACCGGCCCGTCCGGCACCTGACGGACGCGCTCATCCAGCAGGGCGTGGACGTGGCCTTCGAGGACAAGGACGGCTACCCGCCCGTGGTCCTGACCAGCCGGGGCCTTGCGGGAGGCGAGGTGACCATCAACCTGGAGCAGAGCAGCCAGTACCTCTCGGGCCTGCTCCTGGCCGCCCCGCTGGCGGCCGGGCCGACCGTCATCCGGCTCATGGGCCGGACCATCGCCTCCTGGCCCTATGTCGCCCTGACGCTGGACTCCATGGCCCGCTTCGGCGTGCCCGTGAGCCTGGAGCGCCGCGCGGCCGACGGCTGGGCGCCCTGCACCCACGCGGGAGCAGCAAACCTTCCGCCCGTGGACATCCGGCTCGTCGTCCACCCGGCGCCGTATCGGTCCGGCGCCATGCGCGTCGAGGGCGACTGGTCCAACGCCTCCTATTTCCTGGCCGCCGGGGCCGTGGGCAAGGCGCCTGTGCGCATCGCCGGCCTGAACCGCGATTCGGCCCAGGGCGACCGGTTCATGCTCGACATCCTGGAGCGCATGGGTGGGCGCGTGGAGTGGGACGGCGACGCCGTCACGGTCTTCCCGTCGGCTCTGCGCGGCGCGAGGATCGACATGAACGCCTGCCCGGACATCGTGCCCACGGTGGCGGCCATGGCCGCCTTCGCAACCGGCGAGACGATCATTTCCGGCGCGGCGCACCTGGCCCTCAAGGAGTGCGACCGCATCCAGGGACCAGTCACGGAGTTGTCCAAAGCCGGCGTGGGCATCGAAGCCCGGCCCGACGGCATGGTCATCCGCGGCACCGGAACCCTCCCGCAGCGCAGCGTCGACCTGTGCACCTACGGCGACCATCGCATGGCAATGAGCCTGTCCCTGCTGGAACTGGCCGGAATCACAGTGCGCCTGGACAACCCCGGCTGCGTGGCCAAGTCCTTCCCCGGGTTCTGGGATGTGTGGGCCAAGATTCGCTTCGGCAACGGCATCGGAGCGCATCATGCTGCGTGA
- a CDS encoding phosphoribosylanthranilate isomerase: MIVKVCGMTRPEDVEFCDALGIDLLGFIFHVPSPRNVAPGWVATQKPRQALKTGVFVRQGVDEIGGIAREAGLDLLQLHGGHTREQCRALGSERVIKALWPKRYATIELLLADMKLFAPVCRAILLDSGTSGGGHGTSLDPADLRRLKCPHPWYLAGGLGPHNLETMKTTGAAGFDLNSAVESAPGIKDHEKIRRSVNILRGKP; encoded by the coding sequence ATGATCGTCAAGGTCTGCGGCATGACGCGTCCCGAGGATGTTGAATTCTGCGACGCCCTGGGCATTGACCTGCTGGGTTTCATCTTCCACGTCCCAAGCCCGCGGAACGTCGCTCCCGGCTGGGTCGCGACGCAGAAACCCAGGCAGGCCCTCAAGACCGGCGTCTTCGTGCGCCAAGGCGTGGATGAGATCGGCGGCATCGCCCGCGAGGCGGGACTCGACTTGCTTCAGCTCCATGGCGGGCACACGCGAGAGCAGTGCCGGGCCCTGGGGTCCGAAAGGGTCATCAAGGCCCTGTGGCCCAAGCGCTACGCCACGATCGAACTGCTGCTCGCGGACATGAAACTTTTCGCCCCGGTCTGCCGGGCCATCCTTCTGGACAGCGGCACCAGCGGCGGCGGCCACGGCACGAGCCTCGACCCTGCGGACCTGCGGCGTCTGAAGTGTCCTCACCCCTGGTATCTGGCCGGAGGCCTGGGACCGCACAATCTTGAAACCATGAAAACCACCGGCGCGGCCGGCTTCGACCTCAATTCCGCCGTGGAAAGCGCGCCAGGGATCAAGGACCACGAGAAAATCCGCCGCTCCGTCAACATATTGCGAGGAAAACCATGA